The following proteins are encoded in a genomic region of Labeo rohita strain BAU-BD-2019 chromosome 5, IGBB_LRoh.1.0, whole genome shotgun sequence:
- the spaw gene encoding southpaw, whose translation METQPIMLFAVLVVSLMQAGCVKIDNRGALMGEHHKAFAGSYSDLSLQSYARYPLYMMQLYRDFSGKMATTPASDDSPTLHQSDFVLSLIAQDCHQIGERWTVTFDMSSLSASDSVQLSELRIRLPAFSASSRVIVDIFHLRKQDCESDSVFCRHKRLFIGSIKSVPSTPRSTWRVFNVTELLEHWLSQGTETPEQVQDGEDTGSGEDLPELVANSWRRKIQHPTAERVMIVVFYKNNFSHSGQQRASSLISTVAHSKYVVLQQAPNAAQGRRHKRNRVERMRATDDRNATGIVAPPEQQQGSLCRRVDMWVDFDQIGWDEWIVHPKRYNAYRCEGECPSPLDESFNPTNHAYMQSLLKLYHPERVTCPSCVPTRLSPLSMLYYEGDGVVMRHHEDMVVEECGCQ comes from the exons ATGGAAACTCAGCCAATCATGTTGTTCGCTGTCTTGGTGGTTTCCTTGATGCAAGCTGGATGCGTAAAGATCGATAATCGCGGTGCTCTCATGGGAGAACATCATAAAGCCTTCGCAGGTTCATATTCCGATCTCAGTCTCCAGTCTTATGCCAGGTACCCGCTCTACATGATGCAGTTATACAGAGACTTCAGCGGTAAGATGGCAACTACTCCAGCCAGTGACGACAGCCCAACTCTTCATCAGTCTGACTTCGTCCTAAGCCTGATTGCACAAG ACTGTCATCAAATTGGTGAGCGATGGACCGTCACTTTTGACATGTCTTCCCTCTCAGCGAGTGACAGCGTTCAGCTGTCGGAGCTCCGCATCCGTCTGCCAGCGTTTTCAGCATCCAGCCGCGTTATTGTGGACATCTTCCACTTGCGTAAACAGGATTGTGAGTCTGACTCAGTGTTCTGTCGTCATAAGCGACTTTTTATAGGCAGCATCAAGTCAGTGCCCAGCACTCCAAGATCAACATGGAGAGTTTTCAACGTCACGGAGCTACTCGAGCACTGGTTGAGTCAGGGAACGGAGACACCTGAGCAGGTGCAGGACGGAGAGGACACCGGAAGCGGGGAAGACTTACCTGAACTGGTTGCAAATAGCTGGCGCCGGAAAATCCAGCATCCTACTGCAGAACGAGTTATGATTGTAGTTTTCTACAAAAACAACTTTTCCCACAGCGGCCAGCAGCGTGCCTCCAGCTTGATCAGTACAGTGGCGCACTCTAAATATGTTGTTCTACAGCAGGCACCAAACGCAGCTCAAGGTCGCCGCCACAAAAGAAACCGGGTCGAAAGGATGCGCGCAACAGATGATAGAAACGCGACGGGAATAGTAGCACCTCCAGAGCAACAACAAGGATCACTTTGTCGGCGAGTcgatatgtgggtggattttgatcaGATTGGATGGGATGAATGGATCGTGCATCCAAAGCGTTATAATGCATACCGCTGCGAAGGCGAATGTCCAAGTCCGTTGGACGAGTCTTTCAACCCAACAAACCACGCCTATATGCAG aGTTTGTTGAAGCTTTACCATCCGGAACGCGTCACCTGTCCGTCATGTGTGCCGACGCGCCTCAGCCCGCTCTCCATGCTGTACTATGAAGGCGACGGTGTGGTCATGCGCCACCACGAGGACATGGTCGTGGAGGAGTGCGGTTGTCAGTGA